One Streptomyces sp. CG4 genomic window, GTACGACTGCGCGACCGGTTCGGCCGTGGCGCCCTGCTCGTCGTACTGATCGCGCCGGGCACGGGCGTGTGGGACCGCAAGCACTGGATGTCCGCCGGGATCATGCCCCGGCTCGCGGCGGCCGTGACGGCGCTGCCGTACCCCGCCGAACTGCTGGTCGCCGAGAGCTACCCGGGTGCGCCGGCGCACAGCGTGCTGCTCGTGCGCCCCGACGGCCATCTGGTCACCACGCTGAACGGGGTCCGGCCGGCCGAGCTCTACGCGGCGGCGGAGGCCACGGTGGGCGGCCCGGCGAAGGAGAAGGAGGAGGCACAGGCGGCCTCCGGCGCACGCTGACCCGACGGCCTGTCACCCTCTGTCCACATGGTGACAGTGAGTTGACCGAAGTGCACGCACATGTTGTACTCCGGACCATGACCGACACCTGCGTGCGCCTGTGGCGGAGGGTCCACATGGACCTCGTCCGCTACGCGGGCTGCGTGTGTCACCCGTCCTGCTGAATTCGCATCCCTCTTCCTTCCGGGCGCCGTCATACGCCCGTTCCGCGAACACTCTTCAGGACGGTGTACGTGTCTGTCTCCCCTGCTCCCGTTTCCCCTGCCGTCGGCTCGGCGCCCACCCAGGCGGACCTCCTCTCTTTCGTACGGCGTACGGCCGCCGACACCGAGCTGATCGCCTCCCTGCCACTCGACCCGGAGGGCCGCACCTGGGTACGGCTCAAGGGACCGGGGGGCAGCGAGGCCTGGCTGATCGGCTGGCCGCCCGGCACCGGCACCGGCTGGCACGACCACGCCGACTCGGTCGGCGCGTTCCTCACGGCCTCCGGCGCGCTCAGGGAACACTCACTGGCCGCCCGGCTGCCGACCGACGGCTGGAAGACCCTGGAACTCACCGAGGACGTGGACCGCGATCGCCTGCTGCCCGCCGGCGAGGGCCGTGCTTTCGGCCGTCACCACGTCCACGAAGTCCTCAACGACTCCCGCGACGAGCACGCGATCTCCGTGCACGCCTACTACCCGCCCCTGCCCCGCATTCGCCGCTACAGCCGCACCGGCCATGTCCTCCGCCTCGAACAGGTCGAACGCCCGGAGGACTGGCAGTGAGCGGGGCGAAGGAGACACCGGGGGGCGGGGCTTTGGTGACGGCGAACGGCACGGCGCAGACACCGGCGGACGGTGCTGCAGTGACGGCAAGGGGCGTGGAGGAGACACTGGCGGACAGCGCCGTGGCGACGGCAAGCGGCGCGGGGAAGGCAGCAGGCGGGGCTGAACGGCCCGAACGGCCCGTCGGTATAGACGAGTTGCTGGAGCGGGTGCGCGCGGGGTATCGGCGCGTCGAGGCACGGGAGGCGCACGAGACGGCGCGGACCGGTGGGGCGTTGCTGGTGGACATCCGGTACGCGGCCCTGCGCGAGCGGGACGGAGTGATCCCCGGCGCCCTCGTCATCGAACGCAACGAACTGGAGTGGCGTCTCGACCCCCAGGGCAGCCACCGCGTCCCGGAGGCAACCGGCCACGACCTGCGCGTCGTGGTGTTCTGCAACGAGGGCTACGCCTCCAGCCTCGCCGCCGCCTCCCTCCACCAACTGGGCCTGCACCGGGCGACGGACCTGGTGGGCGGCTTCCAGGCGTGGCGGGCTGAGGGGCTGCCGGTGGCGCCGGCGCGGCCCTGAGCGGCGCGGGTCGCCCCTGCGTGCCTGACCAGGGGCGGACTCCCTGACACGCTCGGTCCGGTAGGCGCGAGCACCCTCGCCCCGAGAACTCAGAAGTCCCCCACCCCTCCCCCTCCCCCTCTTCTCAGAAGTCCCCTTCGCCAAGGAACTCCGTGCCCTCGCCCTCTTCCTCCAGGGCCTGGCGTACGACGCGGAGCGCCATGCCCTCGGGGTAGCCCTTGCGGGCGAGCATCCCGGCGAGGCGGCGGAGCCGCTTGTCGCGGTCG contains:
- a CDS encoding putative leader peptide, with translation MTDTCVRLWRRVHMDLVRYAGCVCHPSC
- a CDS encoding cysteine dioxygenase is translated as MSVSPAPVSPAVGSAPTQADLLSFVRRTAADTELIASLPLDPEGRTWVRLKGPGGSEAWLIGWPPGTGTGWHDHADSVGAFLTASGALREHSLAARLPTDGWKTLELTEDVDRDRLLPAGEGRAFGRHHVHEVLNDSRDEHAISVHAYYPPLPRIRRYSRTGHVLRLEQVERPEDWQ
- a CDS encoding rhodanese-like domain-containing protein yields the protein MDELLERVRAGYRRVEAREAHETARTGGALLVDIRYAALRERDGVIPGALVIERNELEWRLDPQGSHRVPEATGHDLRVVVFCNEGYASSLAAASLHQLGLHRATDLVGGFQAWRAEGLPVAPARP